From the Trifolium pratense cultivar HEN17-A07 linkage group LG4, ARS_RC_1.1, whole genome shotgun sequence genome, the window aaataagatacatcaattatttaataaatttaaaaaaaaattatttataattaagacCAAAGCGAAGGCACAACAAGTTCAACCAGGTATATGGAGTTATGCCTCAAAAAGTTTGGTGCCCAATTCTCCATTACGTTTAATGGCGAACCTTGAATAGATATAATCTTtgtaaattttgaaattcaaaatgtGTTAATTTTATATACCAATTGACATAATTTTTTCTACAACTAGTGttattttgaaaggaaaaaaaagacgAATTTATGAAAATgagttttttatattattgatgttatttgtaattttagaaaataaaataaaacttttttaacTTCATTTTATTCGATGTCCAATTTTAAAATTAGGACAGAacctttaaattaaattatttggaACTACCTTGATTAAGACCAAGGCAGAGGATATATCAATGTATTTGACATGGAAAAAGATGTGTCCTTATAAGTTGCTATTTAATGAGTTCATATTCTTAAAAGGATAAGTTAGGTGgccaaacaaaatcaaatttatgatgttataaaataaaattgaaagggAGACAAAATCCAACCAACTGAGGTTAGATCTAATAGAAGAAGCAATTAGTTTCTAGTAATGTAGCAAGTTAATTgattttcaaatcttttcaaaatgacTTGTGTCTGTGGAACAAATTGGTGGGAGAGAaaggaagaggaagaaaaaaaagacaaaatccCACCAAACTTGAAAGAGATACACGGCCATCAAAGAAGACCCCACACAGGCCACAATCACTCAACATTTTTGTATGacaaaaaagaaacattttaattttttctttataaatcaagtaatactccctccattttttttataagtgtttaGTTTTATCATCTTTAgcgtttttaattaattgtccagtttgtgttttaagaatacgatttgtcaattatacttTTGTCAATtattcttatctttttcaatgattttttatatatatatttgaaaaactaaagttttttttaaaaaagacagtttgttatttttttttacgataggaAAGTTTGTTCCTTCCTTGCAAGGACGGACGCAGACATTTTAAGTAGCAGgggtattatatatatttttacactGTTATATAGACTAAattgatcaataaaaaatacatttaaagacaaaataattacctaaaaacatatttaaagaccaaaatgactaataaaagacacatttaaattaatttttataattttaatcccttcttacttttttttgtgGTAGAAATTGCTAGTCCCTTCTAATTCTAagcttttagtttattttttctttttgcaacTAAGCttttaattttactataatataCTATTACATTATTATCATACTAAGGAAAATAAAACCAACACCATTAAAATGGTGAGAGATACAGAGCCCAGCTgttatgttttttgtttatctCTATGCAAggttaataaaattaaatgtattaAATAAAGTAATCTAGTATCAGTGTATCACTATCACTATATGGTATATTCATAAACAATTACTTAAACTTAGTGCGGGCCAAGGCCCACATAGTGATGAACATAGGTTCGTCCCTGCTTCCttgttatattcatatttaaacaaaatttgttaCCAATAATAatggttcatttttttttgtataacaataaatttatttaaaagagtgcaaaaaaaaaaaatttattggtgaattaagatgagggtataataggaagataaggtgcaaaaatctactttcttaatttggtgttatcattctaactgGACACTTATAtaaaaacggagggagtagtattcTTTGCTTTCAACAGTAGAAACTAATGTTCCGGGCTTGGTGGAATTTAAATGGAAGACAAACTCTCCCCGAAAGTGTTAACGTCACCATATCAAAGAAAGAACTAGGCACGGCCCACACCTATGTGCCGACTATCGGGTGTGCGACCACATAGGGCCTCCAAATTTTTGGGaactttgaaattttgataccctataataatagttatatatttttaatgttcataaaatatcatatgtgcGTCAATAGATTAATGGTAGTTGGCTATGAATTTTTGGTGTGCAAAGTCATTGGTTCAAATTCTTAGAGTGATATTTTTTCACCATAGTTTTAATTCTagtcattttaaattaaaaccCATAATGTTTTTGAAAAACTTAGAATTGAAACTGTTACACCATTGAACTCATTCACAAACTCAATCACTAGATCATTTCAATCTTTGCATCAAATTTAATCTTGAATTAAGATGTCTctttttaatgttatatatatacattgataattattttttatgttatttataatttaaatagagaataattcttttttttttttgaaccatgagaataattcttttaaaattatgttttttattattataggctcatttttaatattcaacCTCTAAAAAAATGGGGGACGATCCTTTCAGTTGATATGATGCCTTAAAAATGTTTGGGTTATCGCTTCTGAAGTCGAAAGGAAATATGCCATTTTAGGTAGTTATATCAGTAGTTCTTAAATTtaaatacaatatatatattatgacaTGTTATCATAGAGAGCTATGCATTTTatcatatttgtaaaaaaaaaaaaaagtgtgctgTATGACATAAATAATTGTCGATGCTTGGTCTTCTAACAGAAAATAGCACCATCAGCTTTTTAAATTAGACGAATATCGCTACTTGCTAGTACTGAATGtctataaatgaagaatatactGTAAATAACAAAGATAaggatttgtcaaaaaaaaaaaagataaggaTTGATCTTCAGTCAAATATTTTGTGGAGACAATCAATATAACCGAAACATTAAACTCATAGAAATGTAGAACATATCATATCATTCTATCTAAATTCCATGTAACTTGTATTAAACAGTCAAGGTGCCGAAAATCATTTCTGCACTTAGCTAGTGGTTTGTAGTCTCACAGACAGTGCTCGCCTGCAGAAGCATCGGGATTTTGTATCACAGTGAACTTCAACTCAAAATCATACACGGACAACTAACTTGGTCACTGGACCCTCTGCAGCAGCTTTTCAGCCATTATTTTCTGTTGGACACCACTCAATGGCTCTGAGTTTATAAGTGCATTAGCTACGATGATAGTTGTAGATGGAGACGAGGCATTGACCTAGATCGATGAAACAAGATTTCAAACAGAAGATTGATATTAATAGAATGAAAATTTTCGAACTACAACTCATATATGATGGTCAGTCAATGCTTCAGAtgagacaataaataaaaaagaaatgatcTAATATGGCATGCTGAAACTAGAGGTTGTCTGCATACCCAAACACGTCCATTTAAGCCAACTGCTATCTCAAAAGAGAGTTTCTTCCCTAAAGTATCAAGTACTGGACATGTGGGAGAGCTGAGAAGCCTACAAACAACATAGAATTTCTCGTATCATGGTTTGTTAAAAGCATACTTGGAcagtaaaagaaaattaaatttcatacatccttgagagacCAGTTGAACACTCGAACATATAGCCTTCTTTTAGGGCACCAAACTCTCCTGCTTTCCCACTGGCTAAACAAACACCGCAACAAAATCAAAACCAGAATTGtgtttacaaaaataaaatggaaagaAACATAAGATTAATCAGAGAACTTGCTCAAAAAAAGATTAATCAGAGAAAATCTTCATGATTTAAAGCAAGCCACAAAAaggaatttaaaaatgaagtcaACGAATAAGACACCAACCATCAGTGCATGACAGCTCAGGATTCATTCCAGGATTTGCTTTAACAACCCGCACATAAAGCAAAGCACCCACCTGCAAGGTGAAGAATTAGGCCAAAGAAACGCAACCTCCTATAAAAACAGGATAGACCAACCAGGAAACATTATTCAACAGCAACAGGGGAAAGACCAGCCAAGTTTTAGTGTGCAGGACAAAACACAATAGGGGAAAAGAAACATGAATTATTTTTGCATGTTATCTCACAATCATTAATGAAGCATCCAATATTAGAAGACTTAGTTTGATCAAATGTGTGGCCATGTGGGCAGCAGCAAAATTAAACAGTAGTAGCCCAACAAACTTTTATGCAAATagatacataaataaatttggcACACCTCAAACTTCGGTATATTTCTTCTTGTTCCTCCTTCAAATGCAAGCACAGGTAGAAATGCTATAGCAGGTCCTTTTATATCCACAAGAAAGTTCTGCACACATATATGaattgaaacattaaatatagtagaaagtataaaaaatgaACGGAACCAAGTAGTTGAttcattttgtaattttatcatgtTTTTTAAATATCTCAAAGTAACATTTACATGTTATTATAGGTTAAGATGCAACGACCCCAAAATACCATTGTGAGCTTGTGTTTGTGAgcaaaaagtatattttttagGAAGGAAATATCACCATGCAATGGCTAATTCTATTTTCTTAGTCAACCTTAAGCACTTAATAAAGTTGATAAATACTGATGTAGAACTATAAGCCTAGATTACTGCTGTAGGGCAATTTACTGATCTGACTTGGTTATGTGAAAAGGTGCCAAATGTTTTGCTGATGGCATCTTAATAGACCAAAGACCAAAATAAGATAATCCTATTCTATGCTGGAATAAGACAAACCAAAACTTCTTGCCCAATTGACACTACATATTTCATAGTTAATAGAACCTATAAAAATTGCATTCAACAAGAAAGTAGATTAGACTTAGgtcccgtttggattagcttatttttgagcttatgcaaataagtaaggttttatgtattattcataatCGTAGTTTATGAAGAAACAATTTTCCTTagtgagaacttatgaattaacgtaaaaaaattatttatttgcgcaagttatttttcataagctcaaaaataagtcaatccaaacgggcccatAAAAGACTGCTATGAACTGAAAAActgaacaaaaatataaactttctTACATCTGATCTGGAGTCGACAACTATTCCAAGAACCGAATCCTCTGCATGGGGCACATACTGTACAAAACAGCATAATCAGAATATGAAAGGAAAAAAGATAGCATTTCTCTGATCCTGGGGAAAAACGTCACAAGTTTATTCTCTATGTAACGGGCAAGGTAAAttatagggtcatgctaacgagtgcccttagggcactagttaagcataccaaaaaagGAGATCAAAGACAAAATTAAGGTTGGAAAGAGAACATTTTACATTTTCAAGGTATTGAATGCACAAGTTCCAAGGTGAAATTTCCTATACTCAATAAGTGCCCTTAGGGCACTTGTTTGCATTTCCCAGTTTATAATATAGTCCAATGCATTATGCTGAAGAGGAAAATCAATACATGGCTACAAAGTGTGTTAAGGAGTGAaagtttaaaagaaaaatagcgCGCACATCTTTAACCTAATTTCATGGCTACCACCTCATTCGATAAGTCTTGAAAGAAATCCATGACAAGTACTGTCTCCAAATATTATGACAACCAAATTTTACACTAACAAAGGacataataatgaaaattgaaatcatTGATTTTGGCATATTATTCCCACCAACTTCCTCTTTAGCCCTCTTGTATAATGGAAACATATAGTCCATTCTATTAAAATTTCCTAGTCCCAGGAATACATATTAAAGAAACACATATTTGATTGTACGGCACATAATATCAACTATTTGACAGTAAATTCAAATAACAGAGAAACATGTTATAAAACAGAATGGAAAACTGGAAATGAAGCAGTAACATCGAAAAATCAACATTGTCACGTCAGTCAAAGAAAGCCTTTAAACTACCATACTCACCCTCTTTTGAGAACTTTCAACCCAGTATTTATTAGGCTTAGAGAACCTAAGCCTGCCAGCCTTCATTACAGAAATCACATCACTGTCCtaaaaattgataataataaGAATCTGTTACTAACGGAATGGAAAAAATTAGCAAAATGCATGAATTATCATTTATTAGTTTCTTCTTGCTTCGAAGATACCAAGTATGGAAATGAGTAAAGAAACAAGAGATTTAAAGCAAGACATCTTAAGTTCGCACAAAGTTGAAATTGAAGTTCTATAAAGTATATATACTGCAAATTTCAATGTAATGAAATGAGAAAGGTCTAAACTTTAATAATGTTATCAATATGTTGAAATGTTAGAGTTAATGAAATGATGAGTTTCTAATCACACTTTATCCTTAAGTGGAAGAAGAAAACCACTTTATAATTTCTAAGTGAAGtatgtttatttaattacttatatGCACCAAagtcatttaaaaaattgagagaTGGGGTTTCGTAAAGGAATTATGAAGGCATAAGCAACTGTGAATATTACAATGGAGAAACGAATAACTATATTTggtatatgtgtgtgtgtttatGTATTCTGATTTGTATGTTTCACTAAGTTAAAATTCAATAATACCATGATATTAAATGAAGTAGGGGAAAGCTTGATtgtgaaattataaaataaaccaAATTTGTATAGCCAAATCATGCTGTACTATCCCCACAAAATAGAAGTTCCCATAGCTAGTTCCTCAGAGTTTGCTATGCTAAAGGTGAAAAGTGAATTTATGATAAACAAAACAAGTTTTCCCTCCCAAGCCTGAAAATCTAGGAATAGTACAGCAGAAATTCGAATAAACAAGTCCAACGCAATCATCATTTTTCAAACAGCATATCTCAGAGGGAAATTATCAATTGACTGTAACCTACTATAGTGCTTGTGTTCATCATGTCAAACTAAACAAGGCATCATAAAAAGAGTGTCTACGACTTACGAGTGCATCTAATATAATATACTACACTAATGCTGCAGTAAAAAAAGAGTGAGACACTTGACTTGGCATACTAATGAATGAGTATTCTAATTTGTGAAACTGTAAACCTACCTGACGTAGACCGCCTCCAAGCTTAATAGTCTGGTTTGTCATGCTAGAGAGGTCAAGAACCACATCTCCAGGATACTATAAAATCACAGacataatttttattagcaTAAAAGATAATGCACAGTATTTATTGTATCCATTGACAAATAACAGCAACCACTCACCACTAGTTGATCTACCAAATTTGTAGCGGAACCGGACGATTTACTTTccatttaattgaaaaataagagCAGAATGTAGAATCAATGACTTTTTAGAAGTCCAAACAACTTTCTATTTGAACCTGTAAACAACATTTAGCATCTCAAACTTCAAAAATGTTGAGGTACACACACTTGCATATAATCTTTTTGCAGCAACAAAGAATTAAGAGCTTTATTATAGATAAATCATCattgaatgaacaaaaaaacAGTTGAGAGCAGCATCAAATACAACTTCACCAGGATAAGCTTCAATCAAATAACGCAAAAGGATTTTTTGCAGTAACAAACACAATATTCGATTGTAAAGAAATTATGAGAAAAAGATTGGCGTAAAAGGAAGAAACACAACAATTGTTACCTTACCTCCGACTCTGTGAACCGAAAAAGAGGACGGTGCGACGGAGGGAAAGAGGCGGCGAGAGTGGCAGAGTGAGTAATGGTGAGGATCTTTTCTATTTGTTTTGTTggcttctttttttcttttttttttttttcaaatttcagttttttaattatttttctagaAAAATTGACAAAACCACATGTTTTTTGTTATAAGGTTAAATTATTCTCATTTTTAAGAttgacctaaaaaataaatgtatgacACACcgttacatatttataaaaaatataaattgagagtcaaagtatataaatgtaaatctaagttgagcaagttatttcttaaaaaagttttaaaataagatatgataatatttTGCCTTTAT encodes:
- the LOC123921466 gene encoding putative exosome complex component rrp40, translating into MESKSSGSATNLVDQLVYPGDVVLDLSSMTNQTIKLGGGLRQDSDVISVMKAGRLRFSKPNKYWVESSQKRYVPHAEDSVLGIVVDSRSDNFLVDIKGPAIAFLPVLAFEGGTRRNIPKFEVGALLYVRVVKANPGMNPELSCTDASGKAGEFGALKEGYMFECSTGLSRMLLSSPTCPVLDTLGKKLSFEIAVGLNGRVWVNASSPSTTIIVANALINSEPLSGVQQKIMAEKLLQRVQ